The following proteins are co-located in the Phycisphaerae bacterium genome:
- a CDS encoding GNAT family N-acetyltransferase has protein sequence MQGIPTGFISSLGKRFIAELYEAIAEDKNSFGFVAVEDDKVLGFVAFSTNLSQLYKYVILKKGFKFFFILVKKLMSVQTVKKIWANLFYPGKMKEMDLPDAELLSIAVAPDGRGMGIAKQLVDAGFEECRKHGIDKVKVLVAADNEAANKLYKKCSFELNMKIDSHGIRSNVYVRDLTKEQ, from the coding sequence ATGCAGGGCATTCCAACCGGATTTATCAGTTCATTGGGGAAGCGGTTTATAGCGGAGTTATATGAAGCTATCGCAGAGGATAAAAACAGCTTCGGCTTTGTTGCTGTTGAAGACGATAAGGTACTCGGTTTTGTTGCGTTTTCTACCAACTTGTCCCAATTATATAAATATGTGATATTAAAAAAGGGATTTAAGTTTTTTTTTATTCTTGTGAAAAAATTGATGTCTGTGCAGACTGTTAAAAAGATATGGGCAAATCTATTCTATCCCGGGAAAATGAAAGAGATGGATTTGCCGGACGCTGAACTGCTCTCAATAGCCGTAGCGCCTGATGGCAGAGGAATGGGAATTGCAAAACAGCTTGTTGATGCCGGTTTTGAGGAATGCCGAAAACACGGCATTGATAAAGTTAAAGTGTTAGTGGCTGCCGATAACGAGGCTGCAAATAAATTATACAAAAAATGCAGTTTTGAATTAAATATGAAAATTGACAGCCACGGCATTAGAAGTAATGTTTATGTCAGGGATTTGACGAAAGAACAATAA
- a CDS encoding DUF3473 domain-containing protein yields the protein MQTDRIINALTIDVEDYWAILQRDWLNISAVKPTEAVLNNTMWYLQTLKEHNTKATFFILGEVAQSFPKLIREIAGQGHEIAVHGFYHHQIFKLSKDDFKKEVGDAKKLLEDLSGQNIIGHRAPAFSINKDTQWALEVLAELDYKYDSSVSPRAGKRYGWPGFKKEIHRMLLPSGQNIIEVPMSAISLGIKELGIGGGYMRHFPYFYTKWAINHIQKNRPAVVYMHPYEIDSDIMLLKLDNLTGQEKTVALKFHRLQMRNRNTVKSKVEKLLSDFRFSTIKDILRDF from the coding sequence ATGCAGACTGACAGGATAATAAATGCATTAACAATTGACGTTGAAGACTACTGGGCGATATTACAGCGGGACTGGTTAAATATTTCTGCTGTTAAACCCACTGAAGCGGTATTAAATAATACCATGTGGTATTTGCAAACCTTAAAAGAGCATAATACGAAAGCTACGTTTTTCATTCTTGGCGAAGTCGCACAGAGCTTCCCTAAATTAATAAGAGAAATAGCCGGCCAAGGTCACGAAATCGCTGTTCATGGTTTTTATCATCATCAAATATTCAAGCTTTCAAAAGATGATTTCAAAAAGGAAGTCGGAGATGCCAAAAAATTGCTCGAAGATTTATCAGGTCAAAATATTATTGGCCATCGAGCGCCTGCATTTTCTATAAATAAAGATACTCAATGGGCATTGGAAGTATTAGCGGAGCTTGATTATAAATATGATTCAAGCGTATCGCCGAGGGCCGGCAAACGTTACGGCTGGCCGGGCTTCAAAAAAGAAATTCACAGGATGTTATTGCCAAGTGGGCAAAATATTATCGAAGTGCCTATGTCAGCAATATCATTGGGTATAAAAGAACTTGGCATCGGCGGCGGCTATATGAGGCATTTTCCATATTTTTATACAAAGTGGGCGATTAATCATATTCAAAAGAATCGTCCAGCTGTTGTTTATATGCATCCTTATGAAATTGACTCTGATATAATGTTACTGAAATTAGATAATCTTACCGGACAGGAAAAGACAGTCGCCTTGAAATTCCATAGATTGCAGATGAGAAACAGGAATACCGTAAAAAGTAAAGTTGAGAAACTGCTTTCTGATTTCAGGTTTTCAACTATAAAAGATATATTAAGGGACTTTTGA
- a CDS encoding GNAT family N-acetyltransferase: MIFFEKMRFYFRLWGIKGGIGFFMKLLCDGSEKVYSMELDSQNQDKLKPDDFGLEFHLIDDCKSYDAISVEYAKIKGEGLVRKDRDRVVAAKEYIAVIYRNNCLAGWGWVKKGPLVYCNFSLMEHDCVIHKCRTLRNHRRKGVYAFLLEQLKFVLRERGFRKVYISSKSFNKASLGGIEKAGFRFIGEYNPGSYIHRLLRKVFNLNAD, encoded by the coding sequence ATGATATTTTTTGAGAAGATGAGATTTTATTTCAGGCTTTGGGGGATAAAAGGGGGGATTGGTTTCTTTATGAAATTGCTTTGCGACGGAAGCGAAAAAGTATATTCAATGGAACTGGATTCTCAAAATCAGGACAAATTGAAACCTGATGATTTTGGGTTAGAATTTCATTTGATAGATGACTGCAAAAGTTATGATGCTATTTCGGTGGAGTATGCCAAAATAAAAGGAGAGGGCTTAGTCAGAAAAGACAGAGACAGAGTTGTTGCCGCCAAAGAATATATAGCTGTAATATATAGAAATAACTGTCTTGCCGGATGGGGATGGGTCAAAAAAGGGCCTTTAGTATATTGCAACTTCAGTTTGATGGAACACGACTGCGTAATACATAAATGCAGGACGTTACGCAATCATCGCCGGAAGGGAGTATATGCATTTCTCTTGGAACAACTGAAGTTTGTATTGAGAGAAAGAGGGTTTAGAAAAGTTTATATAAGTTCGAAATCCTTTAATAAGGCTTCCTTGGGTGGAATAGAAAAAGCGGGATTCAGATTTATAGGAGAATATAATCCAGGTTCATATATACATCGATTATTAAGGAAGGTTTTTAATCTAAATGCAGACTGA
- a CDS encoding ATP-grasp domain-containing protein: MPGKESKIDTDKKSTSCQTVLVIESHARAAVAVIKSLLGHGLEVAAASDHRYCAGFFVKGLKKRLIYPPIENNPDEFIEWLLNYLRLNKTKMLFPLGNAGVELVSRYQEELRQYTNLFVSEHSSFVIAYDKIQANKAAEAVCVPIPQSWYPDETGLDSVIKSARFPLVIKPNIGVGARGIIRVNSPIELEKVWKSAQKSKYRMFVQKFIEHPARQYVVDMLLDKQFNSVAAVASEKVRFFPVKGGASTLSRSIHNSDLYNNSAKLLKSIGYYGISNIDWIEDSEDGILKFLEINPRFGEMHGICNAVGVDMPYYLYKLAMGETFSAIKDYIEDKYFRFLPTDLMWFLSSPERFKAKPGFLASFRNDVTHTLFEANDYGPLLGYILENLLLLAKPHRFLYRFRR, encoded by the coding sequence ATGCCTGGAAAAGAGTCGAAAATAGACACTGATAAGAAATCGACTTCCTGTCAGACCGTATTAGTTATTGAATCACATGCCCGCGCTGCGGTTGCAGTTATAAAATCACTTTTAGGGCATGGATTGGAAGTGGCAGCTGCCTCTGATCATCGTTATTGCGCCGGTTTTTTCGTCAAAGGCCTTAAAAAACGACTGATTTATCCTCCTATTGAGAATAACCCTGATGAGTTTATAGAATGGCTGCTTAACTATTTACGATTAAATAAAACAAAAATGTTATTTCCGCTCGGGAATGCAGGTGTTGAGCTTGTCTCAAGATATCAGGAGGAACTGCGACAATACACAAATTTATTTGTATCCGAACATTCGAGTTTTGTGATTGCTTATGATAAGATACAGGCGAATAAAGCTGCCGAAGCAGTTTGTGTACCGATTCCCCAAAGCTGGTATCCTGACGAAACAGGTCTCGATAGTGTTATCAAGTCGGCAAGATTTCCTCTGGTAATAAAACCTAATATTGGAGTTGGCGCTCGTGGTATTATCCGTGTTAATTCACCTATTGAACTTGAAAAGGTATGGAAATCTGCTCAGAAAAGCAAGTACCGGATGTTTGTTCAAAAATTTATAGAACATCCGGCACGACAGTATGTAGTAGATATGCTGTTAGATAAACAGTTCAATTCAGTTGCTGCGGTTGCAAGCGAAAAAGTACGTTTTTTTCCCGTTAAGGGCGGAGCAAGTACGCTTAGCCGTTCGATTCATAACTCGGATTTATATAATAACTCGGCTAAATTGCTCAAATCTATCGGATATTATGGAATAAGTAATATAGATTGGATCGAAGATTCCGAGGATGGTATTTTGAAATTTCTTGAAATTAATCCAAGGTTTGGCGAAATGCACGGAATATGCAACGCGGTTGGTGTAGATATGCCGTATTATTTATATAAGCTTGCAATGGGAGAAACATTTTCAGCAATAAAAGATTATATTGAAGATAAATATTTTCGGTTTTTACCAACAGATTTAATGTGGTTTCTGAGTTCGCCTGAGCGCTTTAAGGCTAAACCGGGATTCTTGGCTTCATTTAGGAATGATGTTACACATACTCTTTTTGAAGCGAATGATTATGGCCCCTTATTGGGTTATATATTGGAAAACCTGTTACTTTTGGCAAAACCTCACAGATTTCTTTACCGGTTCAGGCGTTAG
- a CDS encoding glycosyltransferase family 4 protein, with the protein MKLAYIHQYFSTPHGKTGTRSYEFARRWVKAGHEVTVITSVSQLSEDELKQSQKISRTVSQFCIDGIEVIVLNVSYGQKMSKIKRIWSFFYFLFLATIQLLKLKNIDIVFATSTPITVAGPALINKALKNIPFVFEVRDLQPRGYIAWGLIKTRLLIKFSLWVEKFIYKNAAGIVALSTDMKGYIDNVTGDSQKTLTAANCSDTELFRPVAEIEKRKIKLELGLESKFVIVHAGAIGPVNGLDRIIEAACQIKERHPRICFLLIGDGKEKPRLQKIVSEHKLDNVLFVNPLPKKELARILPACDAGLVSIKKMPHMQFNSANKFFDYLACGLPVLLNYGGWQRNVIERYNAGLGCDIFNDEEFLENVFRIERDSELHRVMSRNSRELAETEFNRNILAKKVLDFICLCLEKSRK; encoded by the coding sequence ATGAAGTTGGCTTATATACATCAATACTTTTCGACTCCACACGGCAAGACCGGTACGCGAAGTTATGAATTTGCCCGGAGGTGGGTAAAGGCAGGGCACGAAGTTACTGTAATAACCTCTGTTTCTCAATTGTCTGAAGATGAACTTAAACAGTCGCAAAAAATAAGCAGAACAGTCAGTCAATTTTGTATAGATGGGATAGAAGTTATAGTCTTAAATGTTTCTTATGGCCAGAAAATGAGCAAGATTAAGCGAATATGGTCTTTTTTTTATTTTCTTTTTCTGGCTACCATACAATTATTAAAACTTAAAAACATTGACATTGTTTTTGCGACCAGTACTCCAATAACTGTCGCAGGGCCGGCACTAATTAATAAAGCCTTGAAAAATATTCCTTTTGTTTTCGAAGTACGTGATTTGCAGCCGAGAGGCTATATTGCCTGGGGATTGATTAAAACCAGACTTTTGATAAAATTTTCACTGTGGGTTGAAAAATTTATTTACAAAAATGCAGCAGGTATTGTAGCGCTTTCAACTGATATGAAAGGTTACATAGATAATGTTACAGGGGACAGTCAAAAAACTCTTACGGCAGCCAATTGTTCCGATACCGAACTGTTTCGTCCCGTGGCGGAAATTGAAAAACGAAAAATAAAATTAGAATTAGGGCTGGAAAGTAAATTTGTGATTGTTCATGCTGGAGCGATAGGACCGGTTAATGGTTTGGATCGAATAATAGAAGCAGCCTGTCAGATTAAAGAGCGACATCCTCGAATTTGCTTTTTATTAATAGGAGATGGTAAAGAGAAGCCAAGGCTGCAAAAAATAGTTTCAGAGCATAAGCTCGATAATGTTTTGTTTGTGAATCCGTTGCCTAAAAAAGAATTGGCACGTATTCTGCCTGCATGTGATGCGGGATTAGTCAGTATAAAAAAAATGCCGCATATGCAGTTTAATAGTGCCAACAAATTTTTCGATTATTTGGCCTGTGGTTTGCCGGTACTTCTGAACTATGGCGGTTGGCAAAGGAATGTAATTGAACGATATAATGCCGGTCTTGGATGTGATATTTTTAATGATGAGGAATTTCTGGAAAATGTGTTTAGAATTGAGAGAGATTCAGAATTACATCGAGTAATGTCCAGGAATTCTCGGGAACTTGCCGAAACAGAGTTTAACAGAAATATATTAGCGAAGAAAGTGTTGGATTTTATTTGTTTATGCCTGGAAAAGAGTCGAAAATAG